The Daucus carota subsp. sativus chromosome 7, DH1 v3.0, whole genome shotgun sequence genome window below encodes:
- the LOC108194191 gene encoding squamosa promoter-binding-like protein 8: protein MLDYEWGNPSNLMVTGDDPPAQDSGQNTQLYNHYSHQTFNQTLINPNHNHHQNAYVTPTHHSTIQTNHFQTFYDPNSYPGSYPNPDPRMISFDPVHDPTGFIIVPKTEPASSEFTSRIGLNLGGRTYFSSSEDDFVNRLYRRSRAIETGSVNAPRCQAEGCNADLTHAKHYHRRHKVCEFHSKAATVIASGLTQRFCQQCSRFHLLTEFDNGKRSCRKRLADHNRRRRKTHQTNQDQSSKSQLENAHNSSSENLTRSPPDSSLQSSSSVTMPISPPRISLDSFRQRLNYQGSSSSTNSRFLNE from the exons ATGTTGGACTATGAATGGGGAAACCCATCAAACTTAATGGTAACCGGAGATGACCCACCCGCCCAAGATTCGGGTCAAAATACCCAACTGTACAATCATTACTCTCATCAAACTTTTAACCAAACCCTCATAAACCCTAATCACAATCACCATCAAAATGCCTATGTAACTCCCACCCACCACTCAACCATCCAAACCAACCATTTCCAAACCTTCTATGACCCCAACTCTTATCCGGGCTCATACCCAAACCCGGATCCGAGAATGATATCGTTTGACCCGGTCCATGACCCGACCGGGTTCATTATAGTGCCCAAGACTGAACCGGCCAGTTCGGAGTTCACTAGCAGAATTGGACTTAATTTGGGGGGCAGGACTTATTTCTCGTCCTCCGAGGATGACTTTGTGAACCGGTTGTACCGCCGGTCTAGGGCAATTGAAACTGGTTCTGTCAATGCTCCTCGCTGTCAAGCTGAGGGATGTAATGCTGATCTTACCCACGCCAAACACTACCACCGCCGCCATAAGGTCTGTGAGTTTCACTCCAAAGCCGCCACCGTCATTGCTTCCGGTCTAACTCAGCGGTTCTGCCAACAGTGTAGCCG ATTTCATCTCTTGACCGAATTCGACAATGGAAAACGAAGCTGCCGGAAGAGGCTAGCCGATCACAACCGCAGGAGGCGAAAAACTCATCAAACAAACCAAGATCAGAGCAGCAAGTCTCAGCTCGAAAATGCCCATAATTCATCATCTGAAAACCTTACAA GGTCTCCCCCAGATTCCAGTCTGCAATCATCTTCATCAGTGACAATGCCGATTTCCCCTCCACGGATTTCACTGGATTCGTTCCGGCAGAGATTAAATTATCAAGGCTCGAGttcttcaacaaactctcgCTTTCTAAAtgaatga